The genome window CTCATGGGCTTGTTAAATAAGGCTAATTATCAAAAAGGGGTGCAAATTAGACAGGTTAAAGGAGAAATCGAGGTCGAAGTCTCCGTGGTTGTTGGTTTTGGGATGAAAATTTCTGAGATTGGAAAGAATGTGCAAGACCGAATTAAATATAATTTAGAGTTAATGTTATCTGTGAGTCCATCAATCGTAAATGTGGTTGTTCAGGACGTAAAACTGATCGATGACTAAGTGAGAATGGGGATTATCATTGAGTAAACAATTAATAGATGCTGAAATGTTCAGAAACATGATCAAAATGGGATCTCATCGTCTGAACAAAAATGTTGATTTTATCAATTCTTTAAATGTGTTTCCAGTGCCTGATGGTGATACTGGAACTAACATGAATTTAACTTTTCAAAGTGGAGCTAAATTTGTCAATGAATCAGATTCTATGAGCGTTGGAGATTTGGCAGTTCTTTTCAGTAAAGGTTTGTTAATGGGTGCCCGGGGTAACTCGGGGGTGATCTCTTCTCAAATTTTTCGCGGTTTTCAAAAATCGATTAGCAAAAAGGAAACTCTTGATGCTAAACAATTTGCCGCAGCACTTCAACAAGGAGTCGAATCGGCTTATAAAGCAGTTATGAAGCCAGTTGAGGGAACAATTTTAACGGTGGCGAAGTATGCAGCGCATGCGGCACTGGAGAAATCTAGTCAAAGTGATGACTTAGCTGAAGTGATGGAGGAAGTGGTTAAAGGAGCTAAAGAAGGCCTTAAGCTCACGCCAGAACTTTTGCCAATCTTAAAAGAAGTTGGCGTTGTGGATTCTGGCGGGCAAGGCTTAGTTTTTCTTTATGAAGGATTCCTTAACGCAATTAAA of Xylocopilactobacillus apicola contains these proteins:
- a CDS encoding Asp23/Gls24 family envelope stress response protein, producing the protein MGLKVNTKYGQVEVSNRVIADIVGNAVADVFGVVGLAANHSFRDNLMGLLNKANYQKGVQIRQVKGEIEVEVSVVVGFGMKISEIGKNVQDRIKYNLELMLSVSPSIVNVVVQDVKLIDD